A stretch of the Neptunomonas phycophila genome encodes the following:
- the pheA gene encoding prephenate dehydratase: MTEQEKALRVLRDKIDTIDQEIQVLLNKRAECAQEVAEVKESFEGKQDAVFYRPEREAQVLRRVMERNQGPLPAKEVARLFREIMSVCLALEKPMRVAFLGPEGTFTQQAAFKHFGHSAVSAPMNVLDDVFREVEAGAANYGVVPIENSTEGMATHTLDLFRRHNVQICGELELRIHQHLLVAKNETATPITKIYAHQESFAQCRSWLESHYPDAEHIAVSSNAQGAKRVMSEVGAAAIAGDMAQDLYDLDIIERNIEDLPDNTTRFLVLGKQHVGPSGDDKTSLLLAAHNKPGALYTLLEPFHRHGISLTRIETRPAGQGAWSYLFYIDFEGHCDDDNVKLVITELEQQSTELKLLGSYPKAVI; this comes from the coding sequence ATGACTGAACAAGAAAAAGCGCTGCGAGTTCTGCGCGATAAGATTGATACCATTGACCAAGAGATTCAGGTGCTTCTTAATAAACGTGCAGAATGTGCGCAAGAAGTCGCTGAGGTGAAGGAGTCTTTCGAAGGCAAGCAGGACGCTGTCTTTTATCGGCCAGAACGTGAAGCTCAAGTACTGCGTCGAGTCATGGAGCGCAACCAAGGGCCGCTTCCCGCAAAAGAAGTGGCTCGGCTATTTCGTGAGATAATGTCGGTGTGCTTAGCGTTAGAAAAGCCAATGCGTGTGGCGTTTTTGGGGCCTGAGGGCACTTTTACACAACAAGCGGCCTTTAAGCACTTTGGGCACTCGGCAGTCAGTGCGCCCATGAATGTATTGGATGATGTTTTCCGTGAAGTTGAAGCCGGGGCTGCTAACTACGGCGTTGTGCCGATCGAAAACTCAACCGAAGGGATGGCTACACACACGTTAGATTTATTCCGCCGCCATAATGTACAAATTTGTGGTGAATTAGAACTGCGTATCCATCAGCACTTGCTGGTTGCTAAAAATGAAACCGCAACGCCCATCACTAAAATTTATGCCCATCAAGAATCTTTTGCGCAATGCCGCAGTTGGTTAGAAAGCCATTACCCCGATGCAGAGCACATTGCTGTTAGCTCAAATGCGCAAGGGGCTAAGCGTGTTATGTCTGAAGTAGGTGCCGCGGCTATTGCAGGCGACATGGCGCAAGATTTATACGACCTGGATATTATCGAACGTAATATCGAAGACTTGCCCGACAATACCACTCGTTTTCTTGTGTTGGGGAAACAGCATGTAGGCCCTAGTGGTGATGATAAAACTTCGTTGCTGCTAGCCGCTCATAATAAGCCGGGCGCACTTTATACTTTGTTAGAGCCATTTCATCGTCACGGTATTAGCCTTACCCGTATTGAAACACGTCCGGCTGGACAAGGTGCTTGGAGTTACTTGTTCTATATCGATTTTGAAGGTCATTGTGATGATGACAATGTTAAGCTCGTGATAACAGAATTAGAGCAGCAGTCAACGGAGTTAAAGCTGTTAGGCTCGTATCCCAAAGCGGTTATTTAA
- a CDS encoding bifunctional prephenate dehydrogenase/3-phosphoshikimate 1-carboxyvinyltransferase has translation MSYHKINRILVIGLGLIGGSLAKALKRKQFATLIAGFDMSPDEVRQGLELDVIDEGFTELAACVPIADLIVLAVPVKATHQVLEQIKPLLASHTIITDVGSTKANVVAAARDVFGAIPSGFIPGHPIAGSEKSGVIASDDQLFVKHKIILTPLPESDPSAVQQVARMWQATGAEVLQMAVERHDEVLAATSHLPHILAFSLVDTLAREQDSTEIFRYAAGGFRDFTRIAASDPTMWHDICIANKQQLLNQIDNFTAGLAELRTAIEHTDSQAMTGVFTRAKAAREHFNRMLTRSAYSLNRHQDHVTFRVRKAMAIQGNIRVPGDKSISHRAVIMGALAEGVTLIRGFLESEDSLATLQAFRDMGVVIEGPHQGQVKIYGVGLHGLCPPPGDLYLGSSDISMRLLSAILAAQEFDSCLLGDDLLMTKPMVRITQALRTMGAQVDTADGGVPPVNIYAVESLQGIDCTMQVPSAQVKSGLLLAGLYAQGKTTITEPVMTRDHTERMLQHFGVDVQRNGLTVSINPGQTLKAADFNVPGDMSCAAFFIVAAAISPNSDVVIEQVGINPGRSGLIDILRLMGADIDCTNAVDLNGEPVVDIHVKYAPLQGIAIPAECLSASSDELPLVFVAAACAQGESLLKGAAELRGKEQNRVQAMTDGLRKMGIVIDNKNGQISITGGEFIGAKVDSFGDPRIAMALSIAGSQAHGDVLITGCDHVASSFPDFVEIAQKIGLRLQKEET, from the coding sequence GTGAGTTACCACAAGATTAATCGGATCCTTGTAATTGGCTTAGGGCTTATTGGTGGCTCATTAGCTAAAGCACTGAAGCGTAAGCAGTTTGCGACGCTAATAGCTGGTTTTGATATGAGCCCTGATGAGGTGCGCCAAGGCCTAGAGTTAGATGTCATAGATGAAGGCTTTACCGAACTCGCTGCATGTGTGCCTATTGCCGACTTGATTGTGTTGGCTGTTCCGGTCAAGGCGACTCATCAAGTACTTGAACAAATCAAACCATTGTTAGCATCTCATACTATTATCACGGATGTGGGTAGCACCAAAGCGAACGTGGTTGCAGCTGCAAGAGATGTATTTGGTGCCATTCCCAGTGGTTTTATTCCTGGGCATCCAATAGCAGGGTCTGAAAAAAGCGGTGTTATCGCATCGGACGACCAGCTTTTTGTAAAACATAAAATCATTCTCACACCGCTACCAGAATCAGACCCAAGTGCGGTTCAGCAAGTCGCGCGTATGTGGCAAGCAACAGGTGCCGAAGTGTTGCAAATGGCTGTTGAACGCCATGATGAAGTACTAGCAGCCACCAGTCATTTGCCGCATATATTGGCATTCTCTTTAGTCGATACACTTGCTCGTGAGCAGGATAGCACTGAAATTTTCCGCTATGCCGCAGGAGGTTTCCGCGACTTTACACGTATTGCCGCTTCCGATCCGACCATGTGGCATGACATCTGTATCGCTAATAAACAGCAGCTGCTCAACCAGATTGATAACTTCACGGCTGGTTTAGCCGAATTGCGCACGGCAATAGAGCACACGGATAGCCAAGCAATGACGGGAGTTTTTACACGTGCAAAAGCCGCGCGTGAGCATTTCAACCGGATGCTGACCCGAAGTGCATATTCATTGAACCGTCATCAGGATCACGTAACCTTCCGCGTGCGAAAGGCGATGGCTATCCAAGGGAATATCCGCGTACCTGGTGACAAATCTATCTCACATCGGGCGGTGATTATGGGAGCGCTCGCCGAAGGCGTTACCCTGATTCGTGGTTTTTTAGAAAGTGAAGATAGCCTCGCCACGCTACAGGCATTTCGTGATATGGGCGTGGTCATCGAAGGGCCTCACCAAGGGCAGGTAAAAATTTACGGTGTGGGCTTGCATGGGCTATGCCCGCCTCCGGGGGATTTATATTTGGGCAGTTCGGATATTAGTATGCGCTTACTCAGCGCAATACTAGCCGCTCAAGAGTTTGACTCGTGCCTACTAGGTGATGACCTGCTTATGACAAAACCCATGGTGCGCATAACGCAAGCACTCCGGACGATGGGAGCGCAGGTTGATACGGCAGACGGTGGAGTACCGCCGGTGAATATTTACGCGGTAGAGTCGCTGCAAGGTATAGATTGCACTATGCAGGTCCCTAGTGCTCAAGTTAAATCGGGGTTATTGCTGGCAGGGTTATACGCTCAAGGTAAAACAACTATTACAGAGCCAGTCATGACACGTGACCATACCGAGCGAATGCTACAGCACTTTGGTGTAGACGTTCAGCGTAATGGGCTCACCGTATCGATTAATCCTGGGCAGACGTTAAAAGCAGCCGATTTTAATGTGCCTGGTGATATGTCATGTGCGGCATTTTTTATCGTTGCGGCGGCCATATCCCCTAACTCGGATGTCGTGATTGAGCAGGTAGGCATCAACCCTGGGCGCTCTGGTTTGATTGATATTTTACGCCTAATGGGAGCTGATATTGACTGTACTAATGCCGTGGATCTCAATGGCGAACCAGTAGTTGATATCCATGTAAAATATGCGCCGTTACAAGGTATTGCCATCCCCGCAGAATGTTTATCAGCTTCTAGTGACGAACTACCGTTAGTGTTTGTCGCCGCTGCGTGCGCTCAAGGTGAGAGCTTACTTAAGGGGGCAGCCGAGCTGCGAGGTAAAGAACAAAATCGAGTCCAAGCCATGACGGATGGATTACGCAAAATGGGCATAGTTATCGATAATAAAAACGGTCAAATATCGATAACAGGTGGAGAATTTATAGGAGCTAAGGTCGATAGTTTTGGCGATCCACGTATCGCAATGGCGTTGTCTATAGCCGGCTCCCAAGCACACGGTGATGTACTTATTACCGGGTGTGATCATGTCGCGAGCTCTTTTCCTGACTTTGTAGAGATCGCACAAAAAATAGGATTACGTTTACAAAAGGAGGAGACGTGA
- the cmk gene encoding (d)CMP kinase: MSHYKPVPVITVDGPSGSGKGTICRLLAENLNWRLLDSGALYRLTALAASHHGVALEDETALVTLAAHLDVQFVSRDGDVQVILEGEDVTKVIRKENVGNDASVVASIGSVRAALLERQRAFAEAPGLIADGRDMGTVVFPEAGLKIYLDASVEERAQRRYNQLINKGLSASVESILVDLQARDARDMNRLVAPLKPAEDAIILDSTQMTIEAVLDAVLEEARHRGLR; the protein is encoded by the coding sequence ATGTCTCACTACAAACCAGTACCTGTAATTACAGTCGATGGGCCAAGTGGATCGGGTAAAGGCACCATCTGTCGGTTACTGGCAGAAAACTTAAATTGGCGCTTGCTCGATAGTGGCGCTTTGTACCGTTTAACCGCGTTAGCGGCCAGTCATCATGGGGTTGCCCTAGAAGATGAAACGGCATTAGTCACCTTGGCCGCACATTTAGATGTGCAATTTGTTAGCCGAGATGGCGACGTGCAGGTGATTCTAGAAGGCGAAGATGTCACCAAAGTTATCCGTAAAGAAAATGTCGGAAACGATGCGTCGGTCGTCGCTTCAATAGGCTCTGTACGAGCCGCTTTATTGGAGCGCCAACGAGCATTTGCCGAAGCGCCAGGGCTGATTGCTGATGGCCGAGATATGGGTACGGTGGTGTTCCCAGAAGCGGGTCTTAAAATTTATTTAGATGCCTCTGTAGAAGAGCGCGCACAGCGCCGTTATAACCAGTTGATTAATAAGGGGCTCAGTGCTAGTGTTGAAAGTATATTGGTTGATTTGCAAGCAAGGGATGCTCGTGATATGAACAGACTAGTAGCCCCGCTAAAGCCTGCAGAAGACGCCATTATTTTGGATTCTACTCAAATGACAATAGAGGCAGTTCTTGACGCGGTGCTAGAAGAGGCACGCCACCGAGGGCTGCGATAA
- the rpsA gene encoding 30S ribosomal protein S1 produces MSESFADLFEESLQELNMAPGSIVTGTVIAIENDFVIVNAGLKSEGVIPREQFIDEQGELTIAVGDEVKVALESVEDGFGATQLSREKAKRAEAWAVLETAFENGEIIKGEITGKVRGGFTVAVGAVSAFLPGSLLDIRPLRDSSHLEGKELEFKLVKLDVKRNNIVVSRRAVLEELNSADREKLLETLEEGIVLKGIVKNITDYGAFIDLGGIDGLLHITDIAWKRVKHPSEVLSVGDEIDVKVLKYDREKTRVSLGIKQLKADPWDEKVKQFNVGDKTTAKVTNLTDYGCFAQIAEGIEGLVHVSEMDWTNKNVHPSKVVQVGQEVEVMVLDIDTDRRRISLGMKQCQQNPWDAFAASHQKGEKITGKIKSITDFGVFVGLDGNIDGLVHLSDLSWDLPGEEAVKQFNKGDEVEAVVVSIDVERERIALSIKQLNGDPLAEYLAAHKKGDIVKGTVTEVDARQATIEIADGVEASLRVAEWSRERTDDLTNEVKVGDQVDAVIISMDSKNRTINLSVKQMELKQEREALQNVQQQSVDSAGPTTIGDLIKQQMNKK; encoded by the coding sequence ATGAGCGAAAGTTTTGCTGATCTCTTTGAAGAGAGTCTGCAAGAGTTGAATATGGCGCCTGGGTCAATCGTTACTGGGACTGTAATCGCGATTGAAAATGATTTTGTCATAGTCAATGCAGGTCTAAAATCAGAAGGCGTTATACCAAGGGAACAATTCATCGACGAGCAAGGTGAGCTAACTATTGCTGTAGGTGATGAGGTTAAGGTAGCACTGGAAAGTGTAGAAGACGGATTTGGTGCAACTCAGCTTTCTCGTGAGAAAGCAAAACGCGCTGAGGCGTGGGCCGTCCTTGAAACTGCTTTCGAAAATGGCGAAATTATTAAAGGTGAAATCACGGGCAAAGTGCGTGGTGGTTTTACTGTCGCTGTAGGCGCTGTCAGTGCATTCTTGCCGGGTTCCCTGTTAGATATTCGACCGCTTCGTGACTCTTCACACCTCGAAGGTAAAGAGCTTGAGTTTAAACTGGTTAAGCTGGACGTTAAGCGCAATAACATTGTCGTTTCTCGCCGAGCGGTGCTGGAAGAGCTCAATAGTGCTGACCGTGAAAAACTACTCGAAACCCTAGAAGAGGGCATTGTTCTTAAGGGTATCGTCAAGAATATCACTGACTACGGTGCTTTCATCGACCTTGGTGGTATTGATGGTTTGCTTCATATTACCGATATTGCGTGGAAGCGTGTTAAGCATCCAAGCGAAGTACTCAGTGTTGGTGACGAAATAGACGTTAAAGTCCTCAAATATGACCGCGAAAAAACACGCGTGTCTTTGGGCATTAAACAACTGAAAGCCGACCCATGGGATGAAAAAGTTAAGCAATTCAACGTGGGTGACAAAACCACCGCGAAAGTGACTAACTTGACCGATTACGGTTGTTTCGCGCAAATCGCTGAAGGTATCGAAGGCCTAGTTCACGTATCCGAAATGGATTGGACCAACAAAAACGTACACCCATCTAAAGTGGTGCAGGTTGGTCAAGAAGTCGAAGTCATGGTCTTAGACATCGATACGGATCGCCGCCGTATTTCGCTCGGCATGAAGCAGTGCCAGCAAAATCCATGGGATGCGTTTGCAGCAAGCCATCAAAAAGGCGAAAAAATTACCGGTAAAATTAAATCTATTACCGATTTTGGTGTCTTTGTAGGCTTGGATGGCAATATTGATGGGTTGGTTCACTTATCTGACTTGTCTTGGGATCTTCCAGGCGAAGAAGCCGTCAAACAATTTAATAAAGGCGACGAAGTTGAAGCCGTTGTTGTCTCTATTGATGTCGAGCGTGAACGTATCGCTCTGAGTATCAAACAGCTCAATGGTGACCCGTTAGCAGAGTACTTGGCGGCGCATAAAAAAGGTGACATCGTCAAAGGAACCGTAACCGAAGTGGATGCTCGTCAGGCGACGATAGAAATAGCCGACGGGGTTGAAGCAAGCTTACGAGTAGCTGAGTGGTCTCGTGAGCGTACTGATGATCTGACCAACGAAGTTAAAGTAGGCGATCAGGTTGATGCTGTTATTATCTCGATGGATAGCAAAAATCGTACAATTAACCTTTCTGTTAAACAGATGGAGTTAAAACAAGAGCGCGAAGCATTGCAAAATGTTCAGCAGCAAAGTGTCGATTCGGCAGGGCCGACCACTATTGGTGACTTGATCAAGCAGCAAATGAACAAAAAATGA